The Actinomyces wuliandei genome contains the following window.
GAGCCCAGCAGCGGGTCGGTCCTCGTTGACGGCGCCGACGTCGCGGCCAGCGACGCCGTGAGGCTGCGCCGCCGTACCGGCTACGTCATGCAGAGCGCGGGCCTGCTGCCCCACCGCCGTGTCATCGACAACATCACCCTGGTGCCCCGCCTCAACGGCCAGGACAGGAGCCAGGCCCGTGGCAGGGCGCTGGAGATCATGGATGTCCTGGGGCTAGGCCGTGACCTCGCCGGGCGCTACCCCCACCAGCTCTCCGGGGGGCAGGCCCAGCGGGTCGGGGTCGCCCGGGCGCTGGCCGCCGACCCCGGTGTCCTGCTCATGGACGAGCCCTTCGGTGCTGTGGACCCCCTGGTGCGCCGCGAGCTCCAGCAGGAGCTGATCCGCCTCCAGCGCCACCTGGGCAAGACGATCCTGTTCATCACCCACGACGTGGACGAGGCCCTGGCGCTGGGGGACGAGATCATTCTCCTGCGTGAGGGCGCCCAGGTCGCCCAGAGGGGTAGCGGCGCGGAGCTGCTGACCAGCCCGGCTGACGACTTCGTGGTCCGCTTCCTGGGGCTTGACGACACCGACCGCCGCCTGCGGCTGGAGGAGCGGGCTGAGCAGCGGGTGGTCCTGGACGAGGCCGGGCGGGTCCTGGGGCGGCTGGAGCCTGCGGAACCCGAGCCATCCCGTCCCCTCGGAGCGGTCCGGTGACCTGGGTCCTCGCCAACATCCCCACGATCCTGGGATACCTCACCGCGCACCTGGCCCAGGCCCTGCCCGCTGTCGGGGCCACGCTGGTCCTGGCCCTGCCGCTGGCCCGGCTGGCCCAGCGCACAGTGCTGCTGCGCAGCCTGCTTGTCGGGGGATCCTCCCTGCTCTACGCAGTCCCCTCTCTGCCGCTGCTCATCATCCTGCCTCTTGTCCTGGGAACCGGTGTGCGCAGCGTGGTCAACGTCGTGGTCGCCCTGACGCTCTACGGGCTGGCAATCATGGTGCCGACTGCCGTGGACGCCCTGGACGCGGTGGACCCCCGCGTCCTCGACGCGGCCACCGCCATGGGAGTGGGGCCGGTGCGCCGCTTCCTCACCGTCGAGCTGGCGCTGGCCGGCCCGGCCGTCCTCACCGGGCTGCGGGTGGTGTGCGTGTCCACCATCTCCCTGACCACGGTCGGCGCCGTCCTGGGTGTGCGCAGCCTGGGCTGGCTGTTCACCGACGGCTTCCAGCGCGGCATCCGGGCGGAGATCCTTGTGGGCATCCTGCTCACTGCGGTCCTGGCCCTGGTCCTGGACCTCCTCGTCCTGGGACT
Protein-coding sequences here:
- a CDS encoding ABC transporter ATP-binding protein, encoding MSSTIEFRSVTKRYPGHGGGRRGGRRAGEGALAVDSFSARVVAGTTTVLLGSSGCGKTTLLRMVNRMVEPSSGSVLVDGADVAASDAVRLRRRTGYVMQSAGLLPHRRVIDNITLVPRLNGQDRSQARGRALEIMDVLGLGRDLAGRYPHQLSGGQAQRVGVARALAADPGVLLMDEPFGAVDPLVRRELQQELIRLQRHLGKTILFITHDVDEALALGDEIILLREGAQVAQRGSGAELLTSPADDFVVRFLGLDDTDRRLRLEERAEQRVVLDEAGRVLGRLEPAEPEPSRPLGAVR
- a CDS encoding ABC transporter permease, yielding MTWVLANIPTILGYLTAHLAQALPAVGATLVLALPLARLAQRTVLLRSLLVGGSSLLYAVPSLPLLIILPLVLGTGVRSVVNVVVALTLYGLAIMVPTAVDALDAVDPRVLDAATAMGVGPVRRFLTVELALAGPAVLTGLRVVCVSTISLTTVGAVLGVRSLGWLFTDGFQRGIRAEILVGILLTAVLALVLDLLVLGLGRLLMPWTVAGAATGAAEEGASAAAAEGVASPGGESLRDEAASRAPGGMGAGS